In Marinomonas posidonica IVIA-Po-181, a single window of DNA contains:
- the iolG gene encoding inositol 2-dehydrogenase translates to MLNFALFGAGRIGKMHAQNLQAFVHSNLKYVYDVHAPAAQEVAKATGAKVAESVDDALADPEVDAVLIATSTDTHVELIIKAAKAGKAILCEKPIDLNTATVNACMEEIKDCDVPIQIGFNRRFDPSHSTAAKAAHDGSVGKLEQVIISSRDPGMAPVEYLKSSGGIFRDMIIHDFDMARFILAEEVVEIQAFGSALVDEKITEIGDVDSVMINMRSQSGRLIHINGSRRASYGYDQRVEVFGSEGMVISDNQTPTSVVRYNTDTTGVKDPLFNFFTDRYGAAYNLQLTAFIENVLAKRPVSPSFEDGRRAQILADAAQRSFDTGEKVKLTW, encoded by the coding sequence ATGTTGAATTTTGCTTTATTTGGTGCGGGTCGTATTGGCAAGATGCATGCGCAAAACCTTCAGGCGTTCGTACATTCAAATTTGAAATACGTTTATGATGTGCATGCTCCGGCCGCACAGGAAGTCGCAAAAGCCACAGGAGCCAAAGTCGCGGAGAGTGTAGACGATGCGTTGGCGGACCCAGAAGTGGATGCGGTGTTGATTGCGACCAGCACAGACACGCATGTGGAGCTGATTATCAAAGCGGCGAAAGCGGGTAAAGCAATTCTCTGTGAGAAGCCGATTGATTTGAATACAGCTACCGTTAATGCTTGTATGGAAGAGATCAAAGATTGCGATGTGCCGATTCAAATTGGTTTTAACCGTCGTTTCGATCCAAGCCATAGTACAGCAGCAAAAGCGGCTCATGACGGAAGTGTCGGAAAACTAGAGCAAGTCATCATCAGCAGCCGCGACCCAGGTATGGCACCTGTTGAGTATCTGAAGTCTTCTGGTGGTATTTTCCGTGACATGATCATTCATGATTTTGACATGGCACGTTTTATTCTGGCTGAAGAAGTCGTTGAAATCCAAGCTTTTGGTAGTGCCTTGGTGGACGAAAAAATCACTGAAATTGGTGACGTTGATAGTGTCATGATCAATATGAGGAGCCAATCTGGTCGCCTAATTCACATCAATGGTTCCCGTCGTGCAAGCTATGGTTATGATCAACGCGTCGAAGTGTTTGGTTCGGAAGGTATGGTGATTTCTGACAATCAAACACCCACCTCGGTCGTGCGTTACAACACGGATACGACAGGTGTGAAAGATCCATTGTTTAACTTCTTTACTGATCGCTATGGCGCGGCTTATAACCTACAGCTAACGGCGTTCATTGAGAATGTCTTGGCGAAACGACCGGTATCCCCCAGTTTTGAGGACGGTCGCCGTGCTCAAA
- the iolB gene encoding 5-deoxy-glucuronate isomerase — MSRLLSKKRQLAGQSQTQLVTPVSANWQYVGFEAHQLNVGETVTLATEDDEVCAVILSGKANAKTQQASWHDIGDRMSVFDQKAPYAVYAPAQDEICIEALTDVEVAFCKAPGKGGHAAKLIRPEQCQYETRGVASNTRHVCNILFGNEPADSLLVCEVITPSGGWSSYPPHKHDTDAAPAETQLEETYYHKIDPPQGFAFQRVYTDDRSIDETMAVEDGDLVMVPEGYHPVGVPHGYQSYYLNVMAGPSRNWIFHNDPDHEWIIERDKKVTNG, encoded by the coding sequence ATGTCACGTTTACTCAGTAAAAAGCGCCAACTAGCTGGACAGTCACAAACCCAGTTAGTGACACCAGTCAGTGCCAATTGGCAATACGTCGGCTTTGAGGCGCATCAGCTTAACGTAGGTGAAACGGTCACCCTTGCTACGGAAGATGATGAAGTCTGCGCGGTCATTTTAAGTGGTAAAGCGAATGCTAAGACACAACAAGCATCTTGGCACGATATAGGCGATCGCATGAGTGTGTTTGATCAAAAAGCCCCTTATGCGGTGTATGCGCCTGCTCAAGATGAAATTTGTATTGAGGCGTTGACCGATGTGGAAGTGGCGTTTTGTAAAGCGCCAGGCAAGGGTGGCCATGCGGCTAAGTTGATTCGCCCTGAACAGTGTCAGTACGAAACCCGCGGCGTCGCTAGTAATACTCGACACGTGTGCAACATTTTGTTTGGTAATGAGCCTGCCGACAGTTTGTTGGTGTGTGAAGTGATTACTCCAAGTGGTGGCTGGTCAAGTTATCCGCCTCACAAACACGACACTGACGCAGCACCAGCGGAAACGCAGTTGGAAGAAACCTATTATCACAAAATAGATCCGCCTCAAGGTTTTGCTTTCCAGCGCGTCTATACAGATGATCGCAGTATTGATGAAACCATGGCGGTGGAAGATGGGGACTTGGTTATGGTGCCAGAGGGCTACCATCCTGTGGGTGTTCCTCACGGCTATCAGTCTTACTATTTGAATGTCATGGCCGGCCCCAGTCGTAACTGGATCTTTCATAATGACCCCGACCATGAGTGGATCATAGAACGGGATAAAAAAGTAACCAATGGTTGA
- the iolE gene encoding myo-inosose-2 dehydratase: protein MNKNNNAVTASKVRIGINPLTWTNDDLPSLGADTPLEVCLTEARQAGYSGVELGNKFPRDPAVLGPILKEHDLDLVSGWYSARLMKRSAEEEIAAMQDHLTLLKTLGAKVMVFAEVTNCIHGDQSVPLSQRPGMTEAQWAEYAQRITQVADYMAEQGVKLAYHHHMGTVIETAEEVDKLMAMTSDNVGLLLDTGHITFAGGNPLEMAKKHAKRIVHVHCKDVRPTILRENLNRDSAFLNAVLDGVYTVPGDGCIDYTPIFDVLNAVNYQGWIVVEAEQDPAIAHPLTYATMGYQYLSSHLEQVGFKI, encoded by the coding sequence ATGAATAAAAATAACAATGCAGTCACGGCTTCTAAGGTTCGAATTGGCATTAATCCGTTGACTTGGACCAACGATGATCTGCCATCTTTAGGCGCCGATACACCTCTTGAAGTGTGTCTGACGGAAGCGCGTCAAGCTGGCTACAGTGGCGTCGAATTAGGTAATAAATTTCCACGAGACCCTGCCGTGCTCGGGCCCATTTTGAAAGAGCATGATTTGGATCTGGTTTCTGGCTGGTACAGCGCGCGATTAATGAAGCGCAGTGCGGAAGAAGAAATTGCCGCCATGCAAGACCATTTGACCTTATTGAAAACCCTTGGTGCCAAGGTCATGGTGTTTGCCGAAGTGACTAATTGCATCCACGGGGATCAGTCAGTGCCATTATCTCAGCGACCCGGTATGACAGAAGCGCAATGGGCGGAATACGCGCAGCGTATCACCCAAGTGGCGGATTATATGGCGGAGCAGGGGGTTAAATTAGCCTACCACCACCATATGGGAACCGTGATTGAAACGGCCGAAGAAGTGGACAAGTTAATGGCCATGACGAGCGACAATGTGGGGCTTTTATTGGATACAGGGCACATCACCTTTGCGGGTGGTAACCCTTTGGAAATGGCAAAGAAACACGCAAAACGCATTGTTCATGTTCATTGTAAAGATGTCCGTCCTACCATTTTACGAGAAAATTTAAATCGGGATAGTGCGTTTCTAAACGCTGTATTGGATGGTGTTTATACCGTACCTGGTGATGGCTGCATTGATTACACACCGATTTTTGACGTGTTAAACGCGGTCAATTATCAAGGTTGGATTGTCGTGGAGGCGGAGCAGGATCCTGCGATTGCGCATCCATTGACCTACGCGACCATGGGATATCAGTACTTGTCGAGTCACTTAGAACAAGTTGGTTTCAAGATTTAA
- the iolD gene encoding 3D-(3,5/4)-trihydroxycyclohexane-1,2-dione acylhydrolase (decyclizing), with protein METIRLTMAQALVKHLQAQYTLIDGEEVPLFGGAWAIFGHGNVAGIGEALAQVKEEFTTFRAHNEQGMALAACAFAKQYRRQRIMACTTSIGPGALNMVTAAGLAMANRLPVLLLPGDVFATRTPDPVLQQVEHFNDPSMSVNDCFRPVSRYFDRMNRPEQLITSLPVAINTMLDPISCGPATLALPQDVQTMAYDYPVSFFTKKVHGLRRNRADLQQLSEAIEALKQAKKPLMVLGGGVHYSQALPEIQAFVETHCIPACETQAGKGALPWDHPWHLGAVGVTGSSAANAAAQEADLVMAVGTRLQDFTSASRTLFANPDCTLLSLNSAPFDAEKHNALPLVGDAKTTLQELESQLTQWHSDSAWQTQVTKWNNAWLAAVDKATALPSQANDSAYLPTDANVIGVINRQAQANTTIVQAAGGLPGELHKLWRTSDDLGYHLEYGFSCMGYEIAGGLGVKMATPERDVIIMVGDGSYLMLNSEIATSVMLGLKLTIVVLDNRGYACINRLQNACGGEPFNNLLQDCHTVEAGAPKTDFAAHAKALGADSEQVACLAELETALQRARASQKTYLIAIDTDPMPSTEEGGAWWDVAVPEVSSRQQVWEAHQGYQEAKRKQPY; from the coding sequence ATGGAAACAATTCGTTTGACCATGGCACAGGCCTTGGTAAAGCATTTGCAAGCGCAGTACACCTTGATTGACGGTGAAGAAGTGCCGTTATTCGGTGGTGCTTGGGCGATTTTTGGTCACGGTAATGTGGCGGGCATCGGTGAAGCATTAGCGCAAGTGAAAGAGGAATTTACCACCTTTCGTGCTCATAACGAACAAGGCATGGCATTGGCGGCCTGTGCTTTTGCTAAACAGTACAGACGTCAGCGGATAATGGCTTGCACTACGTCGATTGGACCGGGGGCTCTAAACATGGTGACAGCCGCAGGGTTGGCGATGGCGAATCGTTTGCCAGTGTTGTTACTGCCTGGAGATGTGTTTGCGACGCGAACACCAGATCCTGTGCTTCAGCAGGTGGAGCATTTTAATGATCCAAGCATGTCAGTGAATGACTGTTTTCGTCCTGTGTCACGTTACTTTGATCGTATGAATCGGCCAGAACAGTTAATCACCAGTTTGCCCGTGGCAATCAATACCATGCTGGATCCCATTTCTTGTGGCCCAGCCACTCTGGCGTTGCCACAAGATGTTCAGACCATGGCGTACGATTATCCTGTTAGTTTTTTTACTAAGAAGGTACATGGTCTGCGTCGTAATCGCGCTGACTTGCAACAATTGTCTGAGGCCATTGAGGCGCTTAAGCAAGCTAAGAAACCCTTGATGGTGTTAGGGGGAGGCGTGCATTACAGCCAAGCTTTACCAGAAATCCAAGCTTTTGTGGAAACGCACTGTATACCAGCGTGTGAAACTCAAGCCGGTAAGGGAGCTTTGCCTTGGGATCACCCGTGGCATTTGGGGGCGGTTGGAGTAACCGGTTCCAGTGCCGCCAACGCTGCCGCGCAAGAAGCGGATTTGGTGATGGCGGTGGGGACACGTTTGCAAGATTTTACGTCCGCATCACGTACCTTGTTTGCCAATCCAGATTGTACCTTGTTGAGCCTCAATAGTGCGCCCTTTGATGCCGAAAAGCACAATGCTTTGCCCTTGGTGGGTGACGCGAAAACCACCTTGCAGGAACTTGAATCACAGTTGACGCAATGGCACAGCGATTCGGCTTGGCAAACGCAGGTTACAAAATGGAATAACGCTTGGTTGGCTGCAGTGGATAAGGCCACAGCTTTGCCATCACAAGCCAATGATTCGGCTTATTTGCCTACCGATGCCAATGTCATTGGGGTGATTAACCGTCAAGCGCAAGCCAATACGACGATAGTACAAGCGGCAGGAGGTCTACCCGGAGAATTGCATAAATTGTGGCGTACCTCAGATGACTTGGGTTATCACCTAGAGTACGGATTTTCTTGCATGGGGTATGAAATTGCTGGTGGTTTGGGCGTAAAAATGGCCACGCCAGAGCGAGATGTCATCATTATGGTAGGCGACGGTAGTTATTTAATGCTGAATTCCGAAATCGCCACGTCGGTAATGCTGGGTCTAAAACTCACGATAGTGGTTTTGGATAATCGTGGTTATGCCTGCATCAATCGTTTACAAAATGCTTGTGGTGGTGAACCTTTTAACAACCTGCTACAAGACTGTCATACGGTCGAAGCGGGGGCGCCAAAAACTGATTTTGCGGCGCATGCCAAAGCCTTGGGGGCTGACTCTGAGCAGGTCGCTTGTTTGGCCGAATTAGAAACCGCATTACAACGTGCTCGAGCCAGTCAGAAAACCTATCTGATCGCCATTGATACGGATCCTATGCCTAGCACGGAAGAGGGTGGTGCATGGTGGGATGTGGCTGTGCCAGAAGTATCTAGCCGACAACAGGTGTGGGAGGCACATCAAGGCTATCAAGAAGCGAAGCGGAAACAGCCTTATTAA